The following nucleotide sequence is from Komagataeibacter medellinensis NBRC 3288.
CAGGTCCTCGCCTTCCTGGCCTGCAAACCATTTTGCAATGGCGGCATCGTAGGCGGCGGTGCGGGCATAGGCCGCACCGGCCAGCTTCGTGCGCTGGTCCAGCGTGGTGCCACCATTTTCCAGTGCGGTGATGATGCCCGCATACTGGGCCGGGTCGGTCACGATCGCCACATGGGCGTGGTTCTTGGCGGCGGCGCGGATCAGGGCGGGGCCACCGATATCGATGTTCTCGATACAGTCTTCCGGCCCCGCACCTGATGCCACCGTGGCCTCGAACGGATAAAGGTTGACGGCCACGAGGTCGATGGGAGCAATGGCGTGCTCTTCCATCTGGCGCACATGCGCGGGCAGGTCGCGCCGACCCAGGATGCCGCCATGCACCTGCGGCACCAGCGTCTTGACGCGGCCATCAAGGATTTCGGGGAACCCGGTATGTTCGGACACGTCGCGCACGGGAATGCCGGCCTCGCGCAGCGTGCGGGCGGAACCGCCTGTCGAGAGGATTTCCGCACCATGGGCGACAAGGGCACGGGCAAGGTCAAGCAGGCCGTTCTTGTCGGATACGGAAATCAGGGCACGCCGGACCGGCACGGTGGTGGGGGGGGTCATCAACAGTGACCTTTCACGCAAGCTGGAAATGAGCCAATGCGGCCTGAATTAGTCCAACCCCGTTACGATGGGCAATAAGCGAAATGCCATGACTGGCCTGTGCGGGGCGGAATTCAGCGCCATGCACAGGCGCGCAGGGCTGCCAGCAGGTCGGGCCTGCGCGCTACGGCACAGCCATCGAGGCCCGCCACCTCACGTAAGCCAAGGCTGTTGCAGGTGAACAGGGCTTCAGCCTGCAGCAGGGCGGAAACCGTGATGCGCCCGACCCTTACCATCCCCGCATCCACCAGCACGCCACGCACCGTGCCGGGTAGCGCGCCGTCGCTGATGGGCGGTGTTACGGGCTGACCACCAAGGCAGGCGATCAGGGTGCTGGCGCTGGTCTCGGCCACATGGCCCGCATGGTTGAGCAGGAGCGCATCGTCCGCGCCCATGGCCGCAGCCTCCATGCGCGCAAGGATGGAAGGTAGGTAATTCAGGCTCTTGATACGCGAAAGCACACTGCCTGCATCGCGCCGGTGCGTGGCCATGACCAGCCTGACCGGTGTGGCGGGCGGCGTAGTGGCAGTAGCGGTAATGAGGCAGGTGGGCCTGACATGGGCTGGCGGCAACAGGCCGCGCGGGCCGGTGCCGCGTGTCAGCGTCAATCGCAGGGAGCCAGATCCCAGCGCGCAGGCGGCCAGCAGGCTTTCCACCCCGGCGGCAAGGGCGACCCTGTCGGGCGGAGGCATGTGCAGCACGGCCGCACCGTGTTCCAGCCGATCCATATGCCGCGTAAAGTGACAGAGCGCCCCCCCTGCCACCCGCATGGTCTCAAACACGCCATCGCCCAGTAAAAAACCCCGGTCAGCAGGGTCTATACGCGCTTTGGCAGCAGGCAGGATCTGGCCATCAAGCCAGATGGGCAGGGGGGCTTCTGTCATGGCAGATTGGCCGGTTTATCGCCAAAGATCGCCAGCAGGCCCGCAATCTTCAGTTGCATTTCATGATATTCACGCATGGGATCGGATTCATGGGTAATACCACCGCCCGCCGCCGCTGTAATATGTGCAGAGGTCATGACCAGCGTGCGGATGATGACGCTGCTGTCCATGCCGCCATCATGGCCAATGCGGACCACCGTGCCGCAATAGGCACCACGTGGCGAGGCCTCCAGTTCATCAATGATCTGCATGGCGTGATGCTTGGGTGCCCCCGTAACCGAACCCGGTGGCAGGGTTGCGGCCAACAGGTCAAACACATCGCAGTCGGAGCGCAGCCGCCCTGTTACTTCCGATACCAGATGATGGACATGCGTGAAGCGCTCCACCCCAAACAGTTCGCTCACCCCCATGCTGCCCAGTGCCGCAACGCGCCCGATATCGTTGCGCATGAGATCGACGATCATCAGGTTTTCCGCCCGTTCCTTGTCATCATGACGCAGGCGGTGCGCAAGGGCCTCATCTTCCGCCGCATTCCCGCCGCGTGGGGCAGTGCCCTTTATGGGCCGGGTGCGCACCGTGCCATCCGGCTCAAGGCTGAGAAAACGCTCGGGCGAAGCACCAAGCAGGGCAAACCCGTCCACCCCCGACAGAAATGCCCCGAAAGGTGCAGGCGACCCCACCCGCAACGCACGATAGGCATCTACTGCCCGCAGGCCTTCAGGCCGCAGTACCCCCATGCGCCCGGTCACGTTGACCTGAAAGACTTCCCCCGCTGCAATCCGTTCCACCGCGTGCGCCACGGTGGCCCGATAGGCCGGGCCGGTCTGATCCGGGAGAAAGAACAGGCGGGGCAATGCGGGCAGGGGGACAGCCGGGCCAATAGCTTCCCACCGTGCCACCAGAGCTGCAATACGGGCCGGAGCCAGTTGTGTGGGGGCGGCAAGCCAGGCCTGCCCGGTCATGCGGTCCAGAAGGCAGGCATGATCGTAAATGCCGAATGCGGCCTCGGGCTCCTCCGGGTCTGCTGCATGGCGCGTGGCGATCCCTTCTACCCGCAGGCCAGCGCCATAGCCGATGAACCCGACCGCGCCACCCGCAAATGGCACGCCGTCCGGGCAGGTCCGTGCGGGCAGGTGCTGGCGCAGCAGTTCGGGCAGGGGCTGCGATACGGGTTGGCCATCGCGCCAGCAGGTGCCGCCACGCTGAACAATCACATGCACCGGATCACGGCATACGATTACCCAACGCGCACGCGGACTGACATCTCCCCCGCTATCCAGACAGGCCAGCCAGGGCAGATGGCCCCATGCGGCCAGGATATCATCCCCCTCGCGCCATGGCAGGGGGTGCAACGTACCGGTGCTATCCATCCTCACCCTGCCGCAGGTCTTCGGCATAGGCCGCGAGCATGGCGGTGACTTCCTGCCCGTCAGCTGCTTCCAGCGCACGGGCGGCCATGCGGCGACAGTCATCCATGCCTACCGCCCGAATGGCCTGCTTGACCCGGGGCACGGCAGAGGCATGCATGGAAAATGCGCGTATCCCCAACCCCACCAGCAGCGGTACGCAACGCGGGTCGGACGCCATTTCCCCACACAGGGAAACCGGCCTGCGCTGGCGCAGCCCCGCATCCGCCGCCATACGCACAAGGCGCAGCACGGCGGGATGCAACGGGTCGTACAGAGCCGCAACATCATGCGCCGCGCGGTCGGCTGCGAGCGTGTACATGGTCAGGTCATTGGTGCCGATGGCCAGGAATTCCGCATCCTGCGCCAGCACATCCGCCATCAGGGCGGCAGCCGGTGTCTCGACCATGATGCCAAGCGGGGGCAGCGGGTCGGGAACGCTTACCCCCCTACGTCGCAACCTGCGTCCAATGCGGGCATAGAGATCTCGTGCGGCGCGCATTTCCCCCATCGAAGACACCATAGGCAACAGCACCCGCACCGGCCCGGCCGTGGCTGCGCGCAGGATAGCGGCGAACTGGGTTTCAAGCAGACCACGGTGCTGGAGCAAAAGCCTTATGCCGCGTATGCCCAGCGCGGGATTGATTTCTCCTGCATCGCCAATACCCATGTGGGAGAGCACATCGCTGTTCTTCTCGCTACCCCAGTCCACCACGCGGATAGTGACCGGATCGCCCGCCATGGCCTCGATCAGGGGGCGATAGACGGCTTCCTGCTGGTCTTCATCGGGGAGGGCCTGAGCATTCATGAACAGGAATTCGCTGCGCAGCAGTCCGATGCCCGCGGCACCAGACTGGGCGATCATGGGCAGTTCGGCCGGTATTTCCAGATTGGCCTGCAACGTCACGACTTCCCCGCTGGAAAGGCGGGCAGGCAGGCGGCGCAGGCGGCCCAGCATCTGCCGCTCGCGGGCATAGGCGGCAACCTCCACCCGTGCAGCCGCCGCCGTGCGGGTAGAAGGCCGGATGATGACCCGCCCGGTCATGCCATCAACCACAAGACGCGTGCGCCGCCCCATCTGCGCCAGCACCCCGTGAGCGGCCAGCACCGCCGGGATGCCAAGGGCGCGTAGCAGGATGGCAGTATGACCGGTGCTACCGCCTTCCTCCGTTACCACGGCGGCAATGCGAGAAGGGTCGATCAGGGCGGCATCAGCGGGGCGTAACTGTTCGGCCACCAGAATGGCGCCATCGGGCAACGTGGAAAAGGACCGGTAGGGCGTGCCGCTGAGGTTGCGTATCAGCCTGCGCCCGATCTCACGGAACTCGCCCGCCCGCCTGCGAGCCGCGACCGCGTCCTCCCCCTCGGGTGCCGGGCGACCGGGGGGGCTGAGCATGATGGCGGCCAGTGCCTCGGTTTCCTGCAGCACGGCCGCTTCCGCCAGCATGCCCTGCACAAGCCGAACCTCAATGCCACGGCGCAGGCGCGAGGGACCAAGCATGCGGCGATAGACTTCCAGCAGCGAGCCGATTTCCACCTGCCCGTCCTCGGGCAGCAGGGCAAGACGCTCGTGCAGCCGGCGCAACTGGGCGGCGGAGCGGCTGATCGCCTCGTGCAGGCGGGTGCGTTCATGCGCGGGGTCACAGTCACACCGCGCGGTATCGACCAACGGGGGAGCAGGCTCATGGGCGACCGTGGCATGACCGATGGCCACACCGGGAGAGACTGGCTGCCCCGCCAGACGGACCTCACCACTGCGCGACGGGCGGCGTTCAGTCGCCTTCATCAAACCCGGCCCCGACCAGGGCAACAAGGGCTGCCAGTGCGAGCGCTGCCTGCGGACCACGGGCAGTCATGCCGATTGT
It contains:
- a CDS encoding aminotransferase class IV; this encodes MTEAPLPIWLDGQILPAAKARIDPADRGFLLGDGVFETMRVAGGALCHFTRHMDRLEHGAAVLHMPPPDRVALAAGVESLLAACALGSGSLRLTLTRGTGPRGLLPPAHVRPTCLITATATTPPATPVRLVMATHRRDAGSVLSRIKSLNYLPSILARMEAAAMGADDALLLNHAGHVAETSASTLIACLGGQPVTPPISDGALPGTVRGVLVDAGMVRVGRITVSALLQAEALFTCNSLGLREVAGLDGCAVARRPDLLAALRACAWR
- a CDS encoding anthranilate synthase component I family protein yields the protein MDSTGTLHPLPWREGDDILAAWGHLPWLACLDSGGDVSPRARWVIVCRDPVHVIVQRGGTCWRDGQPVSQPLPELLRQHLPARTCPDGVPFAGGAVGFIGYGAGLRVEGIATRHAADPEEPEAAFGIYDHACLLDRMTGQAWLAAPTQLAPARIAALVARWEAIGPAVPLPALPRLFFLPDQTGPAYRATVAHAVERIAAGEVFQVNVTGRMGVLRPEGLRAVDAYRALRVGSPAPFGAFLSGVDGFALLGASPERFLSLEPDGTVRTRPIKGTAPRGGNAAEDEALAHRLRHDDKERAENLMIVDLMRNDIGRVAALGSMGVSELFGVERFTHVHHLVSEVTGRLRSDCDVFDLLAATLPPGSVTGAPKHHAMQIIDELEASPRGAYCGTVVRIGHDGGMDSSVIIRTLVMTSAHITAAAGGGITHESDPMREYHEMQLKIAGLLAIFGDKPANLP
- the ptsP gene encoding phosphoenolpyruvate--protein phosphotransferase, coding for MKATERRPSRSGEVRLAGQPVSPGVAIGHATVAHEPAPPLVDTARCDCDPAHERTRLHEAISRSAAQLRRLHERLALLPEDGQVEIGSLLEVYRRMLGPSRLRRGIEVRLVQGMLAEAAVLQETEALAAIMLSPPGRPAPEGEDAVAARRRAGEFREIGRRLIRNLSGTPYRSFSTLPDGAILVAEQLRPADAALIDPSRIAAVVTEEGGSTGHTAILLRALGIPAVLAAHGVLAQMGRRTRLVVDGMTGRVIIRPSTRTAAAARVEVAAYARERQMLGRLRRLPARLSSGEVVTLQANLEIPAELPMIAQSGAAGIGLLRSEFLFMNAQALPDEDQQEAVYRPLIEAMAGDPVTIRVVDWGSEKNSDVLSHMGIGDAGEINPALGIRGIRLLLQHRGLLETQFAAILRAATAGPVRVLLPMVSSMGEMRAARDLYARIGRRLRRRGVSVPDPLPPLGIMVETPAAALMADVLAQDAEFLAIGTNDLTMYTLAADRAAHDVAALYDPLHPAVLRLVRMAADAGLRQRRPVSLCGEMASDPRCVPLLVGLGIRAFSMHASAVPRVKQAIRAVGMDDCRRMAARALEAADGQEVTAMLAAYAEDLRQGEDG